The genomic stretch AAGAGAGCCCTGAAACAGACTTAGTTTCAGGGCTTTTTTTCTTTTTTTGCCCCGCACCATTCACAATGGTGAATTATTCATCAGGCTTATCTTTGCCACTGTGTTTACGTAATGGCAGGATCACGAACTTCATCCAGACATGCAGCAACAGCAAACTATTGCAGGCAAAAGCGGCCATGAGCAGGGTAATGGATTCAATCGTGCGCGGTGTGTCGCGGCAGGTAAACCACCAGAGAATCCAGCACAATACCGACAGCACGGTTAATTGATTCATACAGCGTTGGCAGCGGCCGATTTTTTTCCAGAACCAGTGGCTTTGACAGTCGTAACAACTCATCGTCTTCTACTCATCGGTAACCGTTCATCCTTAATCACTTATTGTCAGTCTGAATTGAGAGTGCGGACTCCAGTATAAGGCGAGCAGGAAAAAAACAGCAAGCTGTGGCATCTATCCTCTTTAGCGCCATTCAGCCTGTGGGGCGCTCACAAAAAAGCCGCCAGCTTGTGAGGCTGGCGGCGGGTCATGTTTATAAGGTAAATGTCATCGGTGACTGAATGGCTTCCTGCAGTGTATGGCGCAGCCTGACTGTTATGCGCTGCGGTTGATTAAGTAGCTTTCCAGCTCTTCACTGCCACCAATATGTTTACCGCCGATAAACACCTGCGGCACTGTGGTACGCCCGGTGATGGCGCGCAGGCTGACGCTGGTGGCATCTTTACCCAGAATCACCTCTTCATACTGCAGACCGGCGTCAATCAGATTCTGCTTGGCTTTCGCACAGAACGGACAGCCCGGTTTGCTGAATACCGTAATCGATTCCTGGGTTTTAAACTCCGGTGCCAGGTAGCTCAGCATAGTATCGGCGTCAGACACTTTAAACGGGTCGCCCGGTTCGTTTGGTTCGATAAACATTTTTTCCACGATACCGTTACGTACCAGCATGCTGTAGCGCCATGAACGCTGACCAAAACCGAGATCGCGCTTATCGACCAGCATGCCCATGCCTGAGGTGAAATCGCCGTTACCATCCGGAATAAAGGTGATGTTTTCGGCTTCCTGATCGTTTTTCCAGGCATTCATCACAAAGGTATCGTTGACCGACATACAGAGGATGTCATCAACGCCATTTTCTTTGAAGACCGAAAACAGTTCGTTGTAGCGTGGCAGGTGGCTGCTGGAGCAGGTCGGGGTGAACGCGCCCGGCAGGCTGAATACAATCACGGTTTTGTTAGCAAACAGTTCGTCACTGCTGACATTGACCCATTGATCGCCCTGACGAGTCGGGAACGTAACCTGCGGGACTGACTGACCTTCTTTCGATACAAACATACGGTTTTCCTTCCAAGTTTTAGATTCGTGTCCAGGGCAAAGTGATTTCGCCCTGTTGATGACGCCATTATTGAATAAATACTTTGATAGCTCTAATCGTTTGATGTTATGGTTTTGATAGGTACATCCTATAGAGGTACACAATGAATATTCGTGATTTTGAATACTTGGTCGCCCTGGCCGAGCATAAGCATTTTCGCAAAGCGGCTGAGGCCTGCTTCGTCAGCCAGCCGACCCTGAGCGGTCAAATTCGCAAGCTGGAAGATGAACTGGGTACGGTGCTGCTTGAGCGCAGCAGCCGGCGGGTGCTGTTTACTGATGCCGGTCTGCAGCTGGTGGAACAGGCTAAACGGATTCTGAGTGAGGTGAAAACCTTTAAAGATATGGCCAGCGGACAGGGTGGGTCAATGACCGGCCCGATGCACATCGGCTTTATTCCGACCCTGGGACCCTACTTATTACCGCGTATTGTACCGACCCTGAAACAGCGTTTTCCCGAACTGGAACTGTACCTGCATGAAGCACAAACCCAGCAGCTGATCCATCAGCTTGAAGAGGGTAAGCTCGATTGTCTGGTGCTGGCGTCGGTCGCTGAAACCGAACCGTTTAAAGAGCTGGACATTTATGTCGAACCGATGAGTATTGCGATTCCGTGCGGCCATGAGTGGGCCGAGCGTGATGAAGTCGACATGATGGAGCTGAAAGGTAAAACCGTACTGGCTCTGGGCGATGGTCACTGCCTGCGCGATCAGGCGCTGGGTTTCTGTTTTGCCGCTGGTGCTCAGGATGATGAACGTTTTAAGGCCACCAGTCTGGAGACGCTGCGCAATATGGTTGCGGCGGGAGGCGGCATTACGCTGCTACCGGAGCTGTCGCTGCCGGCGGAAAAGGTCAAAGACGGTGTGTGCTATGTTAAAGCGGTCAATCCGGTTCCATCGCGTAGGCTGGTACTGGTGTATCGTCCGGGCTCACCGCTCAGACAGCGTTTTGAGACTCTGGCTGCGGCGATGCATGACTGTCTGATGGCGCTGCCGAACACCGCCACCGGTCTGACTGCCGCCTGATTATTAATCTCAGGCTGATAAACCACAAAGAGAAACAAAAAAAGAGGCTGAATATTCAGCCTCTTTTTTATCTTACCTGACGATTAGAACAGGGATTCGTTCTCATCGTTGGTGTAGGTACTGTTGGTCGATGACTCGCTAACGTAATCTTCAGGTTCGGTGCCGTCGGCAAAATACTCAAACATTGAGCTGCCATCAAGCTTATTGGTCAGCAGCCCGGTGTTGCGGTCGATACGCACTCGTGAGATGCCATCCGGCACTTTCTTATCCTGCTCGCCAACCCCTTGCAGGGCTTGCTGCATGAATTCGATCCAGGCTGGCTGAGCCGTTTTCGCACCCGCTTCCACACCGGAGACATCATCTTCAATCGCAGGGTTTGGTGTACTGCGACCCAGATCGCGGCTGTGCTCATCAAAACCGACCCAGGCGGTGGCGACAATGCCCGGAGCAAAGCCGTTGTACCATGCATCTT from Vibrio ostreae encodes the following:
- a CDS encoding DUF3624 domain-containing protein, whose protein sequence is MSCYDCQSHWFWKKIGRCQRCMNQLTVLSVLCWILWWFTCRDTPRTIESITLLMAAFACNSLLLLHVWMKFVILPLRKHSGKDKPDE
- a CDS encoding glutathione peroxidase; translated protein: MFVSKEGQSVPQVTFPTRQGDQWVNVSSDELFANKTVIVFSLPGAFTPTCSSSHLPRYNELFSVFKENGVDDILCMSVNDTFVMNAWKNDQEAENITFIPDGNGDFTSGMGMLVDKRDLGFGQRSWRYSMLVRNGIVEKMFIEPNEPGDPFKVSDADTMLSYLAPEFKTQESITVFSKPGCPFCAKAKQNLIDAGLQYEEVILGKDATSVSLRAITGRTTVPQVFIGGKHIGGSEELESYLINRSA
- the oxyR gene encoding DNA-binding transcriptional regulator OxyR — its product is MNIRDFEYLVALAEHKHFRKAAEACFVSQPTLSGQIRKLEDELGTVLLERSSRRVLFTDAGLQLVEQAKRILSEVKTFKDMASGQGGSMTGPMHIGFIPTLGPYLLPRIVPTLKQRFPELELYLHEAQTQQLIHQLEEGKLDCLVLASVAETEPFKELDIYVEPMSIAIPCGHEWAERDEVDMMELKGKTVLALGDGHCLRDQALGFCFAAGAQDDERFKATSLETLRNMVAAGGGITLLPELSLPAEKVKDGVCYVKAVNPVPSRRLVLVYRPGSPLRQRFETLAAAMHDCLMALPNTATGLTAA